In one Sphingomonas sanguinis genomic region, the following are encoded:
- a CDS encoding [protein-PII] uridylyltransferase, with amino-acid sequence MHSRFETLPNRRAIVDRRALAEQVAALGITGPEGRTLVTPVLRTALDAGRQEVARRLSLHPSRGLEAAAAQAYLTDQVLKVLFDFTTDTLYPLSNPTAGERLTLIAVGGYGRGEMAPYSDVDIGFLTPFKQTPHAEQVIESMLYSIWDLGLKVGHSSRSIDEMIRQAKGDVTVRTALLEGRFLCGDQALYDEASRRFKAEIQTDSHRQFIADKLAERDLRHRKMGDTRYVVEPNVKEGKGGLRDLHALFWIGKYVYDVDRAAELIDRGLFTREEYRQFHRADNFLWAVRCHLHTITSRAEDRLTFDVQRQIAERMRFSDRPGKAKVERFMQLYFLQVKTVGALTGAFLAHLDERFAARGHRFGLPTIRRRPRRLNGFVLDRGRLALPRDDFFQEDPVRLIEIFQLADRYELEVHPLAVRAASRDAKLADDIRTDPRANALFLDVLTSRHDPELVLRWMNEAGVFGRFMPDFGRVVAQMQFDMYHHYTVDEHTIRALGLLARIERQELVEEHPVASAIIGQIVSRRVLYVAVLLHDIAKGRGGDHSILGAEVAERLCPRLGLSEAETETVAWLVRWHLLMSATAFKRDLSDFKTILDFCETVQSPERLRLLLLLTIVDIRAVGPGTWNGWKRQLLADLYDAAEEVLRLGHKQRGRTERIAAKQARLGELLGWPEAQFAAHVRRLPEAYWIAEPEDVLAHNARQMAAAGDAQLSIDAQVYGERGATLVSIYAADHPGLFYRIAGAIHVAGGNIIDARIHTTRDGMAIDNFLVQDPLGRPFDDPGQLARLRRAIEDALANRSKLADRLVAKPNARPRADAFPIAPNVLIDNRASNRFTVVEVHARDRPALLNQLAHALFQSKVTIHSAHVATYGERAVDVFYLTDLTGDQITNGGRLKTLEKRLLGAAAGEALEIAA; translated from the coding sequence ATGCACAGCCGTTTCGAAACCCTCCCCAACCGCCGCGCCATCGTCGACCGTCGCGCGCTCGCCGAACAGGTCGCCGCACTCGGGATCACGGGGCCGGAGGGCCGCACCCTGGTCACGCCGGTCCTTCGCACCGCGCTCGATGCCGGGCGGCAGGAGGTGGCGCGGCGGCTCTCGCTCCACCCCTCGCGCGGGCTGGAGGCTGCGGCGGCGCAGGCGTACCTGACCGATCAGGTGTTGAAGGTGCTGTTCGACTTCACCACCGACACGCTCTACCCCTTGAGCAATCCGACGGCGGGCGAGCGCCTGACCCTGATCGCGGTCGGCGGCTATGGCCGAGGCGAGATGGCGCCTTATTCGGACGTCGATATCGGCTTCCTTACCCCCTTCAAGCAAACGCCCCATGCCGAGCAGGTCATCGAATCGATGCTCTATTCGATCTGGGATCTCGGGCTGAAAGTCGGCCATTCCAGCCGTTCGATCGACGAGATGATCCGCCAGGCCAAGGGCGACGTCACCGTTCGCACCGCCCTGCTGGAGGGGCGTTTCCTATGTGGCGACCAAGCGCTGTATGACGAGGCATCACGCCGCTTCAAGGCCGAGATCCAGACCGATTCGCACCGGCAATTCATCGCCGACAAGCTGGCCGAGCGGGACCTGCGCCACCGCAAAATGGGCGACACCCGCTATGTCGTCGAACCCAATGTCAAGGAGGGCAAGGGCGGCTTGCGCGACCTGCACGCGCTCTTCTGGATCGGCAAATATGTCTATGACGTCGACCGCGCCGCCGAGCTGATCGACCGGGGCCTGTTCACCCGCGAGGAATATCGACAATTCCACCGCGCCGACAATTTCCTGTGGGCGGTGCGCTGTCACCTCCACACCATCACTAGCCGGGCCGAAGACCGCCTCACCTTCGACGTGCAGCGCCAGATCGCCGAGCGGATGCGCTTCTCCGACCGGCCCGGCAAGGCCAAGGTCGAGCGGTTCATGCAGCTCTACTTCCTGCAGGTGAAGACGGTCGGCGCGTTGACCGGCGCGTTCCTGGCGCATCTGGACGAGCGGTTCGCGGCGCGCGGACACCGCTTCGGCCTGCCCACCATCCGCAGACGGCCGCGCCGGTTGAACGGCTTCGTGCTGGATCGCGGGCGCCTCGCTCTGCCACGCGACGACTTTTTTCAGGAAGATCCGGTCCGGCTGATCGAGATCTTCCAGCTTGCCGATCGTTACGAATTGGAGGTGCATCCGCTGGCGGTCCGCGCCGCTTCGCGCGACGCCAAGCTGGCCGACGACATCCGCACCGATCCGCGCGCCAACGCGCTGTTCCTCGACGTGCTGACCAGCCGCCACGACCCCGAGCTGGTCCTGCGTTGGATGAACGAGGCGGGGGTGTTCGGCCGGTTCATGCCCGACTTCGGCCGCGTCGTCGCGCAGATGCAGTTCGACATGTACCACCACTACACCGTCGACGAGCATACCATCCGCGCGCTCGGCCTGCTCGCCCGGATCGAGCGACAGGAGCTGGTCGAGGAGCACCCCGTCGCCTCGGCGATCATCGGCCAGATCGTGTCGCGCCGCGTCCTCTATGTCGCGGTGCTACTCCACGACATCGCGAAGGGGCGCGGCGGCGACCATTCGATTTTGGGCGCGGAGGTGGCCGAGCGGCTCTGTCCTAGGCTCGGCCTGAGCGAGGCGGAGACCGAGACGGTGGCGTGGCTGGTCCGCTGGCACCTGCTGATGTCCGCCACCGCGTTCAAGCGCGACCTGTCGGACTTCAAGACGATCCTCGATTTCTGCGAAACGGTGCAAAGCCCCGAGCGGCTGCGCCTGTTGTTGTTGCTGACTATCGTCGACATACGCGCGGTGGGACCCGGAACGTGGAACGGGTGGAAGCGTCAGCTGCTTGCCGACCTCTACGACGCCGCCGAAGAGGTGCTGCGCCTGGGCCACAAGCAGCGCGGCCGGACCGAGCGGATCGCCGCCAAGCAGGCGCGGCTGGGCGAGCTGCTCGGCTGGCCTGAGGCGCAGTTCGCCGCGCATGTCCGCCGCCTGCCCGAAGCCTATTGGATCGCAGAGCCCGAGGATGTGCTGGCCCATAACGCGCGCCAGATGGCGGCGGCAGGTGACGCGCAGCTGTCGATCGACGCGCAGGTTTATGGCGAGCGCGGCGCGACGCTCGTGTCCATCTATGCCGCCGACCATCCGGGGCTGTTCTACCGCATCGCGGGTGCGATCCATGTCGCGGGCGGCAACATCATCGACGCGCGCATCCACACCACGCGCGACGGCATGGCGATCGACAATTTCCTGGTGCAGGACCCGCTGGGGCGGCCCTTCGACGATCCGGGTCAGCTGGCCCGCCTGCGCCGCGCGATCGAGGATGCGCTTGCCAATCGCAGCAAGCTGGCCGACCGGTTGGTCGCCAAGCCTAATGCCCGCCCCCGCGCGGATGCCTTCCCGATCGCGCCCAACGTCCTGATCGACAACCGCGCCTCCAACCGCTTCACCGTGGTCGAGGTCCATGCACGGGATCGCCCGGCGCTGCTCAACCAGCTGGCACACGCGCTGTTCCAGTCGAAGGTGACGATCCACTCCGCGCATGTCGCGACATACGGCGAACGGGCGGTCGACGTGTTCTATCTGACCGACCTGACCGGGGATCAGATCACCAATGGCGGGCGATTGAAGACGCTGGAGAAGCGCCTGCTGGGCGCGGCGGCGGGGGAAGCGCTGGAGATCGCGGCGTAA
- the infC gene encoding translation initiation factor IF-3 encodes MMRRPMQAPPMNGPRFNEWIQSPKVRVIDHEGENLGVMYTREAMAQAQELGLDLVEVSPNADPPVAKFLDVGKYKYEAQKKANLARKSQKTQEIKEIKMRPNIDDHDYDTKMKKVVEFIGEGDKVKVTMRFRGRELSHGQLGMNVLQRVAEQVAEVAKVEAYPRMEGRQMLMVLAPK; translated from the coding sequence ATGATGCGCCGTCCGATGCAGGCGCCGCCGATGAACGGTCCTCGGTTCAACGAGTGGATTCAAAGCCCCAAGGTTCGCGTGATCGACCATGAGGGCGAGAATCTCGGCGTGATGTACACGCGCGAGGCGATGGCCCAGGCCCAGGAGCTCGGCCTCGACCTGGTCGAGGTGTCGCCGAACGCGGACCCGCCCGTCGCCAAGTTCCTCGACGTCGGCAAGTATAAGTACGAGGCGCAGAAGAAGGCGAACCTCGCCCGCAAGTCGCAGAAGACGCAGGAGATCAAGGAGATCAAGATGCGTCCGAACATCGACGACCATGACTACGACACCAAGATGAAGAAGGTGGTCGAATTCATCGGCGAGGGCGACAAGGTGAAGGTCACCATGCGTTTCCGCGGTCGTGAGCTGAGCCATGGCCAGCTCGGCATGAACGTGCTCCAGCGCGTCGCCGAGCAGGTGGCCGAGGTCGCCAAGGTCGAAGCCTATCCGCGCATGGAAGGCCGCCAGATGCTGATGGTGTTGGCGCCCAAGTGA
- the thrS gene encoding threonine--tRNA ligase, which produces MSAMFRITLPDGSVREVAPGTTPADIAAAIGPGLAKAAIAARVDGELRDIMRPFEGDSALALVTAKDEADALELARHDYAHVLAEAVQALFPGTQITFGPATDDGFYYDFAPKDRPFTEEDLPAIEAEMRKIIAKDEPLIREVWTREQLIERWTAQGESFKAEWAAELPDDEELTVYRAGKGEDAWLDMCRGPHLASTGKLDPNAFKLTRVSGAYWRGDQKNAMLSRIYGTGWLNKKQLAEHLTRLEEAAKRDHRKLGNEMDLFHLQQEAHGSVFWHPKGYRIWRELEAYMRRAIDAGGYREVKTPQVMDARQWEQSGHWGKYRENMFVIPDEVPNVEDEGPLVSDDAQWMALKPMNCPAHVLIFRQGIKSYRDLPLRFYENGCCHRNEPHGALHGLMRVRQFTQDDAHIFCREDQIVEEVRAFCELADRIYKDFGFTYSIKLALRPEKRFGTEEMWDMAETELRDAVVRAGLATEQYGWEELPGEGAFYAPKLEWHLTDAIGRTWQVGTIQSDRVLPERLDASYIGEDGERHRPIMLHRAIFGSYERFIGILIEHYAGRFPVWLAPVQAVVATIVSDADGYAEEAAAKLAAAGIRVETDLRNEKINYKVREHSVAKVPVLLVVGKREAEEGKVAVRRLGSQAQEIMTLDEAIAMLREEATPPDLRG; this is translated from the coding sequence ATGTCCGCGATGTTCCGTATCACGCTGCCCGACGGCTCCGTCCGTGAGGTCGCGCCCGGAACTACTCCCGCGGACATCGCCGCCGCGATCGGACCGGGGCTGGCTAAGGCGGCGATCGCCGCGCGCGTCGATGGCGAGCTGCGCGACATCATGCGCCCGTTCGAGGGCGACTCCGCACTCGCCCTGGTGACCGCGAAGGACGAGGCCGACGCGCTCGAACTCGCGCGCCACGACTATGCGCATGTCCTGGCCGAGGCGGTGCAGGCACTGTTCCCCGGCACGCAGATCACTTTCGGTCCGGCGACCGATGACGGCTTCTATTACGACTTCGCGCCCAAGGACCGGCCCTTCACCGAAGAGGACTTGCCCGCGATCGAGGCCGAGATGCGCAAGATCATCGCCAAGGACGAGCCGCTGATCCGCGAGGTCTGGACCCGCGAACAGCTGATCGAGCGCTGGACGGCGCAGGGCGAGAGCTTCAAGGCCGAATGGGCGGCCGAGCTGCCCGACGACGAGGAACTGACCGTCTATCGTGCGGGCAAGGGCGAGGATGCCTGGCTCGACATGTGCCGGGGGCCGCACCTCGCCTCGACCGGCAAGCTCGACCCCAATGCCTTCAAGCTGACCCGCGTGTCGGGCGCCTATTGGCGCGGCGACCAGAAGAACGCGATGCTCAGCCGCATCTACGGCACCGGCTGGCTGAACAAGAAGCAGCTGGCCGAGCATCTGACCCGCCTGGAGGAAGCCGCAAAGCGCGACCATCGCAAGCTGGGCAACGAGATGGACCTGTTCCACCTCCAGCAGGAGGCGCATGGCTCGGTCTTCTGGCATCCCAAGGGCTATCGCATCTGGCGCGAGCTGGAGGCCTATATGCGCCGCGCGATCGACGCTGGCGGCTACCGCGAGGTGAAGACCCCGCAGGTCATGGACGCGCGCCAGTGGGAGCAGTCGGGCCATTGGGGCAAGTATCGCGAGAACATGTTCGTGATCCCCGACGAGGTGCCGAACGTCGAGGACGAAGGTCCGCTGGTCTCGGACGATGCGCAGTGGATGGCGCTGAAGCCGATGAACTGCCCGGCGCACGTCCTGATCTTCCGCCAGGGGATCAAGTCCTATCGCGACCTGCCGCTGCGCTTCTACGAAAATGGCTGCTGCCATCGCAACGAGCCGCATGGTGCGCTGCACGGCCTGATGCGCGTGCGTCAGTTCACCCAGGACGACGCGCATATCTTCTGCCGCGAGGACCAGATCGTCGAGGAGGTTCGTGCCTTTTGCGAACTGGCGGACCGGATCTACAAGGATTTCGGCTTCACTTACTCGATCAAGCTGGCGCTGCGCCCCGAAAAGCGCTTCGGCACCGAAGAGATGTGGGACATGGCCGAGACCGAGCTGCGCGACGCGGTCGTGCGCGCGGGTCTCGCCACCGAGCAATATGGCTGGGAAGAACTGCCGGGCGAGGGGGCTTTCTATGCGCCCAAGCTGGAATGGCATCTGACCGACGCGATCGGTCGCACCTGGCAGGTCGGCACCATCCAGTCGGACCGGGTTCTGCCCGAGCGACTCGATGCGTCCTATATCGGTGAGGATGGCGAGCGGCATCGCCCGATCATGCTCCACCGCGCGATCTTCGGCTCGTACGAGCGGTTCATCGGCATCCTGATCGAACATTATGCGGGCCGCTTCCCCGTCTGGCTCGCGCCGGTGCAGGCGGTGGTTGCGACCATCGTGTCGGACGCAGACGGCTATGCGGAAGAGGCGGCGGCCAAGCTGGCGGCGGCGGGCATCCGCGTCGAGACCGACCTGCGCAACGAGAAGATCAACTACAAGGTGCGCGAACACTCGGTCGCCAAGGTCCCCGTGCTGCTGGTCGTCGGCAAGCGCGAGGCCGAGGAGGGCAAGGTCGCCGTCCGCCGTCTTGGCAGCCAGGCGCAGGAAATCATGACGCTGGACGAGGCCATCGCGATGCTGCGCGAAGAGGCGACCCCGCCCGATTTGCGCGGCTGA
- a CDS encoding EAL domain-containing protein has product MRKLCSGCRDGIDFEIPFVMAFQPIVDTATGRPFAYEALIRGTGGEGAYSVLSQVNEANRYSFDQACRVKAIETAMAAGIMEGDARLSINFLPNAVYSPMACIQLTLRTAQDQGLPIDRLIFEFTENEQMGSPEHVASIIDTYKQIGFSVAIDDFGAGHSGLDRFVRFAPDEVKLDMELVRDIDTDPRRRAIVRAMVGMCAELDTLLIAEGIETAAEAAMLNDLGVRYHQGYWYARPALGVLPEIRAHA; this is encoded by the coding sequence ATGCGCAAGCTCTGCAGCGGATGCCGCGACGGGATCGACTTTGAAATCCCCTTCGTCATGGCGTTCCAGCCGATCGTCGACACGGCGACCGGCCGCCCCTTCGCCTATGAAGCGCTGATCCGCGGCACCGGGGGCGAGGGCGCGTACAGCGTCCTGTCGCAAGTGAACGAGGCGAACCGCTATTCCTTCGACCAAGCGTGCCGGGTCAAGGCGATCGAAACTGCGATGGCCGCCGGGATCATGGAGGGCGATGCGCGCTTGTCGATCAACTTCCTACCCAACGCCGTCTATTCGCCCATGGCCTGTATCCAGCTGACGCTGCGCACCGCGCAAGATCAGGGGCTGCCGATCGATCGGCTGATCTTCGAGTTTACCGAGAACGAACAGATGGGCTCGCCCGAGCATGTCGCGAGCATCATCGACACCTATAAGCAGATCGGCTTTTCCGTCGCGATCGACGATTTCGGGGCGGGCCATTCGGGGCTGGACCGCTTCGTCCGCTTCGCGCCCGACGAGGTGAAGCTGGACATGGAGCTGGTCCGCGACATCGACACCGATCCCCGCCGCCGCGCCATCGTGCGCGCCATGGTCGGCATGTGCGCCGAACTCGACACGCTGCTGATCGCCGAGGGGATCGAGACGGCGGCCGAGGCGGCGATGCTGAACGATCTGGGCGTGCGTTATCATCAGGGCTATTGGTATGCGCGGCCCGCACTGGGAGTGCTGCCGGAGATCCGGGCGCACGCCTGA
- a CDS encoding general stress protein, with the protein MADSNGGGGRENNPGNFANDREKASEAGRKGGQESGGNFKNDPERAAEAGSKGGQASHGGGGQGR; encoded by the coding sequence ATGGCAGACAGCAATGGCGGCGGCGGCCGCGAGAACAATCCGGGCAATTTCGCCAACGACCGCGAAAAGGCGTCCGAAGCAGGGCGCAAGGGCGGTCAGGAAAGCGGCGGCAACTTCAAGAACGATCCCGAACGCGCCGCCGAAGCCGGGTCCAAGGGCGGCCAGGCCAGCCATGGCGGCGGTGGTCAGGGACGCTGA
- a CDS encoding SIMPL domain-containing protein translates to MRAATIGMVMILSASGAIAQTVESPQIQVSGTGTAKAPPDRATVGYRVRGEGATSDEATTRLRDNAKAIRTGAAGLLRGEMELHTADFDIKPVRSRECTQNDYGQVQLSTGPCAILGYVATMPVSIDTPRIKDAGTLVGLIGRLGGIDVGLQRFWLKDETPVRQQAMLAALASAKAQAKLIAEGSGARVGALLRVQDGSFADRSIIVTAARADQAPPPPPPPPPPEAIRVDLSPTPISINVNVMVAYAINQ, encoded by the coding sequence GTGAGAGCAGCGACGATCGGAATGGTGATGATCCTGTCGGCCAGTGGCGCGATCGCGCAGACGGTGGAGTCGCCGCAGATTCAGGTTTCGGGGACCGGCACCGCCAAGGCGCCGCCCGACCGCGCTACGGTCGGCTACCGCGTTCGCGGCGAGGGGGCGACCTCGGACGAGGCGACGACCAGGCTGCGTGATAATGCCAAGGCCATCCGCACCGGCGCCGCGGGGTTGCTGCGCGGCGAAATGGAACTGCACACCGCCGACTTCGACATCAAGCCTGTCCGGTCCCGCGAATGTACGCAGAATGATTACGGCCAGGTACAGCTTTCGACCGGGCCCTGCGCGATCCTGGGCTATGTCGCAACCATGCCGGTGTCCATCGACACGCCGCGCATCAAGGATGCCGGAACGCTCGTCGGCCTGATCGGGCGGCTGGGTGGGATCGACGTCGGGCTGCAGCGTTTTTGGCTGAAGGACGAAACACCGGTCCGGCAACAGGCGATGCTCGCCGCGCTGGCGAGCGCCAAGGCGCAGGCCAAGCTGATCGCGGAAGGTTCGGGCGCCCGGGTTGGCGCGCTGTTGCGGGTCCAGGATGGCAGCTTCGCCGACCGGTCCATCATCGTGACGGCCGCCCGGGCCGACCAGGCGCCCCCGCCGCCGCCCCCGCCACCGCCGCCCGAAGCGATCCGGGTCGACCTGTCGCCGACGCCCATTTCGATCAACGTCAATGTCATGGTGGCCTACGCCATCAATCAATAA
- a CDS encoding LD-carboxypeptidase translates to MKIGILAPASIGNPAAEAPVSAFAAIAYPDVDLIFHPQCYEQDGHFAGNDERRASAFLEFANDPGIDAIWFLRGGYGSNRILSRVMPNLNAAAGHKTYIGYSDLGFVLAALYARRIGRPVHGPMASDIRRQHGDVTVARSLGWLVSGDRQGLEPGLDGRPVAAFNLSILSALIGTPWLPDLTDHVLIIEEVSEHLYAVDRMLFTMANATQLKGVAGVRLGAVSNVQPNEPEWGETLEYMIQRWCTEMGVPYLGRARIGHVQDNHVVPFGIV, encoded by the coding sequence ATGAAGATCGGAATCCTCGCCCCCGCCAGCATCGGCAACCCCGCCGCCGAAGCGCCGGTCAGCGCCTTTGCCGCGATCGCCTATCCGGACGTCGACCTGATCTTCCACCCGCAATGCTATGAGCAGGACGGGCACTTTGCCGGGAATGACGAGCGCCGCGCCTCGGCCTTTCTGGAGTTCGCCAACGATCCCGGCATCGACGCGATCTGGTTCCTGCGCGGCGGATACGGATCGAACCGCATCCTGTCGCGGGTCATGCCGAATCTGAACGCGGCGGCGGGGCACAAGACCTATATCGGTTATTCCGACCTCGGCTTCGTGCTGGCCGCGCTCTATGCCCGGCGGATCGGACGGCCGGTGCATGGGCCGATGGCGAGCGACATACGCCGCCAGCATGGCGATGTGACGGTGGCGCGCTCGCTCGGCTGGCTGGTCAGCGGCGACCGGCAGGGGCTGGAGCCGGGCCTGGACGGTCGCCCGGTAGCGGCGTTCAACCTGTCGATCCTGTCCGCGCTGATCGGTACGCCCTGGCTCCCCGACCTGACCGACCATGTCCTCATCATCGAGGAGGTGTCCGAGCATCTCTATGCCGTCGACCGGATGCTGTTCACCATGGCGAATGCCACCCAGTTGAAGGGTGTCGCGGGCGTGCGACTGGGCGCGGTCAGCAATGTCCAGCCCAACGAGCCCGAATGGGGCGAGACGCTGGAATATATGATCCAGCGCTGGTGCACCGAGATGGGCGTGCCCTATCTGGGGCGGGCGCGCATCGGGCATGTCCAAGACAATCATGTGGTGCCGTTCGGGATCGTGTGA